A genomic region of Metopolophium dirhodum isolate CAU chromosome 1, ASM1992520v1, whole genome shotgun sequence contains the following coding sequences:
- the LOC132934121 gene encoding uncharacterized protein LOC132934121, whose product MKAIYSVVFYISLAIALCSPNVSMFCGNDKQIEDLQTALMTQESIYTVMTTLSAIPVTGAALTLAQVMISGQFALHLNGVFEEMGSSLNKDHIDYGQCSTILEEIVTASTIIRSTSHGFSFVSLIPGLGLALLPPRLGGSITAMLLIK is encoded by the coding sequence atgaaagcaatatattctgtggttttttacatatcgttagcTATTGCATTATGTTCACCCAATGTTTCCATGTTTTGTGGAAACGATAAACAGATCGAAGATTTACAAACGGCGTTAATGACACAGGAATCTATTTACACGGTAATGACAACACTGAGCGCAATACCTGTAACCGGTGCGGCGTTAACGTTGGCGCAAGTGATGATATCTGGCCAGTTTGCTTTGCATTTGAATGGTGTATTTGAAGAAATGGGCAGTTCATTGAATAAGGATCATATAGACTACGGACAGTGTTCAACAATCTTGGAAGAAATCGTAACAGCATCCACAATCATCAGGTCAACTAGTCATGGGTTCTCTTTCGTGTCATTGATACCGGGTTTAGGTTTGGCACTTTTACCTCCGAGGTTAGGTGGATCGATAACTGCTatgttacttataaaataa